TGTGACTGAAGGGCAAGGTTTTCTGATCACCCACTGATGTGCAAATGTTGACAGTCATGTATTGGTGTATACGTTTGTGGGGGTTTATTTTGAGGTTTAGAGTAAAACAAACATTAAGTCTATTTGCAAAACCTCTGGTCCATTTTGCAGCCATACTTACATGCAATGAGCTGCAGTAAGGATCCAGCAGGAGTCAATGAGGGTTCCTCCACAACCATGTCTGAAGGTGTCATTAGAACCTTGTGGTCGAAACTGAAGTGAAGCCTGCCAGGGATGAGCATTGGGTAGGGACTTTCTCCCACCAAATATCCTTGGAGAAATCATACTGGACTGGCTTTTCTTTCCACAGCCAGAAAATTCCAGCTTTGCAGGGGCCACTGTAGCTTTCACTGGAACTAAAATTCAGTATAGTGGTACAGTTATTATGGATGGTCAAGCGAATAAAAGATGTGAGCATGGATTTGTGTTTATATAAGAGAAGATAGAAGGAAAATCAATACCTTTTTTATGGCAGGGATTGACATTACAGTAGTCCCAACGGAGCTTGCCTTTCTGTTTGACAAAACACCAGGGTTCTCGTTCTCCATCCGGATTTCTTAAGTGACAAATACAAAACTCAATACCACCAGTGATATCATTTTGAGATTTATAGAGATTTCCATTATTTTTACCTGCAGTAGTTGTGGGGTCCAATGCCATCTTTCTCTTCAAGCGCTGTTAAGGGAATCTTATAGTAGTTCCAGGGTAAACATTCTAGTTCGTCTACTGTGTTGCTGGCAAACCCCCTGTATGATTGGCCATTCCCCTCATAGCAATCATTTGGATCTGAATACACAATGACATGATCCTGTGTTTGCAAAcccatatataatttttttcttataaaaatGATGTAaggaacattctgtgaaaatataaccttaatatctttcatatttatttagtataatcatgtcaaagattgaaatcaaacttacGCTTAATGCTCCtaacagacagggtcacacatGTAGGGacgtttcccggacagggcttatcctagtcccagactaaaatgcatgtttgagctgccttattttaaaaacaccttgtactgccATAACTTAACATATATTAGTGCTATTGCTTtgtttcaagatgcacaccagtattgatttttttgtaaggtttgtttgtaaaaactacttaaatgtcctaatataattaaggcctagtctttGATTAatgtaaaccctgtccgggaaaacgCCCTGTAGATTATTATAACTAATGCATCAATTATGTATATATGGGAAATAAATTTAGCAATGTGGCCCATTACCATTTTGGCAGAATCTCCCAGTGTAGTTTCCAGGACATTCACATGTGAAGCTGGATCTTGTACGGCCTCTAACACATGTTCCTCCATTTAGGCATGGACTCGGGTTGCAAGCAGAAGCTAACATTGCAAACAAAAGTATTTAGAGAGATAAAACtacaaaaagtttatttttttgccGGCCTGTATGGTTTCTTAAACTCAAGAACCTTTAAAGGATACCTCAACTATAAACTCATGTATGGCATCATagattaaaggaacagtatgtaggattgtggccaaaactggtattgcaatcacaaaacgtgtggctaaaactggtactgcaatcacacagctggtggccaatataccaaacgacaacataaacatcagttgagggctgcaactccactttttaaatgacaatatcctggccggaccgctgttgtgagtgatagaagtatttgaaatgaaaatgatttcttaatgtctagtgacatttcagggccatttaatgattaattgatataaatttcttacatactgttcctttaacaatgGGATTGGCTAtacactataaaaagtcaaaattacttcaattggttacatatttttctttttcttaaatattttcactttaagtgaaaaacaaagtagatttttttaattactaCAATTCGTGAcatctaaaaatgttttttcaacttaaagttTTTTAAGTGAATCCAACTtccactttttacagtgtatgaatgtgaaattaaaagcagtacaaaataaatgtcatGGTTTTGGTAAACTTtgaaaaaatcttttaaatgttttatagtAGATACCATAATATTTTCTATAATAATTTATTCAGTGgtagccggtgacttcttttttcaaggggtgcacgatgcaaagttcgtcacaacatgtatgtgtggttccttttttcaaaatttgtgttcTGCACGTCGAGTGATCCtttgtgcatcacgtgtcttgtcaaaataagtgcctgctgcagacgcatccTAAAGGGTGTATgatcgcgtttgccagatactcgcataatctaatgcgtaatcagagtttactgttttttttttttgcaattggCTGAttgaaacagtttaaaaataattagACAAACATTTGTTTGTCTTGAAAAATTTGAGCGAGAGAGACCCTTACCTTTCCTGCAATAAGGGGCCTTGTAAGGTGGTCGGCACTTGCATTCGTAGAACGGCTGTTGTTGAGTTCTGACACATAGACCGTTATAACACTTTACATTCTTACACACATTCCTCTctattaaaaacacaaacacacgctaAATAATAATACACACAATGTTTCTTAAAATTATGCTTCAGTACCGTTAGCGTGATCTCACCATCCTGACATTTTTTGCCGATATAAGGCTCTGGACACGTGCAAGTAAAGCCCCCGCTCTCGGTGGCTTCACATACACCATTATTCTCACAGGGATTTGGGTCACATGCATCTACAGAAACAGGAAAATTACCTTGTTGTGCATCAATttccaaaaaacattttgaacacAAACTTTATGAAACCACTGAAggcatttatttaatatttcaggATCACAAAGTATGacaaacacatactgataatgatctttgttttaaacacacacTCTCAGAAATTACAAAACTACAAAAGCTATCATTAGGGCGGTACCTTTATAAAATAATACTTAACTGTAATTTCTACTGTTACTTACCACAAAAAGCCCAGTAAAATACCATAGTTTTCTTTTCCAGTTCATTACTGAAatatgcattgcattgtgggtattcaaatttaatttacagtgatttactgtatgttttgaATTTGCGGTAGACTGCTGTAAAACAACAGCAGTAGTACTACTGTAGTTGAATAAAACAGTGTTATAAAAGCATATAAaatggaaaaaataaaataaatctacgAAATGAAATACATTTACTTGTTATGCTTTAAGCAGTGACgcaaatttcaaaatgtgaattgtttttcagcagtgtaaataatttattgaGAATTGTAGATAGAAACAAGAAAGGGATTATGGATAAATGTTTGACTGTCAGATTTGATTTTCACtcaagacattaaaacactaGTGACGCCAAGATTTCGCTCCTTGGAGTGTCGGGAGAGTGACAAAAGAGGCTACTTGGAGAGTGTAGCGAGTAACTTTTATCAAGTGACTCTGTGGCACTGTGGTAGTGTTACAGAACTATGACATGGCCATGGGTGACCTGGGTTCagtcagtgttggggaaagttacttttaaaagtaatgcattacaatattaagttccaaaaaagtaactaattgcgttactaagttacttttca
The Paramisgurnus dabryanus chromosome 1, PD_genome_1.1, whole genome shotgun sequence genome window above contains:
- the habp2 gene encoding hyaluronan-binding protein 2; protein product: MYLIILLLMGLSGITSPVQSAPGLLDELATLVEDIYDYAFSETEESSSPDIVDETIDWLFDFLDEQDACDPNPCENNGVCEATESGGFTCTCPEPYIGKKCQDERNVCKNVKCYNGLCVRTQQQPFYECKCRPPYKAPYCRKASACNPSPCLNGGTCVRGRTRSSFTCECPGNYTGRFCQNDPNDCYEGNGQSYRGFASNTVDELECLPWNYYKIPLTALEEKDGIGPHNYCRNPDGEREPWCFVKQKGKLRWDYCNVNPCHKKVPVKATVAPAKLEFSGCGKKSQSSMISPRIFGGRKSLPNAHPWQASLQFRPQGSNDTFRHGCGGTLIDSCWILTAAHCIDETEEMRVELGGTNLEKADRAKQFLEVEKAFVHENYTQTTEYLLNDIALLKLKGVNGLCAQETESVRAACLTRDSFPDQKQCTISGYGVTEKDEDSISPQLLDAKVLLIPQRRCMSQLAYGNRMDDTMMCAGYMQGKIDSCQGDSGGPLVCEKDEKHYLHGIVSWGDSCGKKNKPGIYVRVNKFIDWLSIKMRSS